In one Zobellia galactanivorans genomic region, the following are encoded:
- a CDS encoding RDD family protein, with protein sequence MEQFQIETAQNITINQNTAHLGERMLAYLVDSFVIIAYTVLAVVMLLAMDLDFNDMWALYLLLSLPAFLYYVLLETFTDGRTVGKALMKIRVVKLDGSKPGFSSYFVRWILRIIDVVLSSGGVAVLTILFRGNGQRVGDIAAGTTVISEKKRISLSDTLLRDLPEDYTPQFPQVTVFKDSEMQTIKELYESAKRKGNHNVIVSLSDQIKKVAQITTDMKPIDFVDVVVKDYSYYTQQL encoded by the coding sequence ATGGAACAATTTCAAATAGAAACGGCCCAAAATATAACCATAAACCAGAATACCGCACACCTCGGGGAACGTATGTTGGCCTACCTCGTTGATAGTTTTGTTATCATCGCTTATACCGTACTTGCTGTTGTAATGTTGCTTGCCATGGATTTGGATTTCAATGATATGTGGGCCCTATATCTACTTTTGAGCCTGCCCGCATTTTTGTATTATGTGCTCCTTGAAACTTTTACCGATGGGCGCACCGTAGGAAAGGCCCTTATGAAGATCCGAGTGGTAAAGTTAGATGGTTCAAAGCCCGGTTTTTCCAGTTATTTCGTTCGGTGGATCTTAAGGATTATTGATGTGGTGCTCAGCTCGGGCGGTGTTGCCGTTCTTACCATTCTGTTTCGGGGCAATGGTCAGCGTGTTGGGGATATAGCCGCCGGTACCACCGTAATCAGTGAAAAAAAACGAATTTCGTTAAGCGATACCCTGCTACGTGACCTGCCTGAGGATTATACCCCACAATTTCCCCAAGTGACGGTATTTAAAGATAGCGAGATGCAAACGATTAAAGAGCTTTACGAATCGGCAAAACGGAAGGGAAATCATAATGTAATCGTATCTTTGAGCGATCAAATTAAAAAGGTGGCACAAATTACGACCGATATGAAACCTATTGATTTTGTAGATGTAGTGGTCAAGGATTACAGCTACTACACTCAGCAACTCTAG
- a CDS encoding trimeric intracellular cation channel family protein, with protein MFYFLIDILGTIAFAISGVLVAMDKKLDLFGIFIVAFVTAVGGGTLRDVLIGNTPVLWMREPIYITVITGAVIFSVIFVRQLKYLRKTLFLFDTIGIGLFTMLGIEKGLAIDLLPVMCIALGTITACFGGVIRDMLCNEIPVIFRRKEIYATACILGGISYFVLVLLPFDGAYAYVAAILIIIVTRLLAVKFGIALPNIYRKIES; from the coding sequence ATGTTTTATTTTCTAATTGATATTTTGGGCACCATAGCTTTTGCTATTTCCGGGGTCTTGGTGGCCATGGACAAAAAACTCGACTTGTTCGGAATTTTTATCGTAGCCTTCGTTACCGCGGTGGGTGGTGGTACCCTTCGTGATGTGCTCATTGGCAATACGCCCGTACTTTGGATGCGTGAGCCTATCTACATTACCGTAATTACCGGGGCGGTCATCTTTTCGGTTATTTTTGTTCGCCAATTGAAATACTTAAGAAAAACCCTGTTCTTATTCGATACAATAGGCATAGGCCTTTTTACGATGTTGGGTATAGAAAAAGGCTTGGCAATAGATCTCTTGCCCGTAATGTGTATAGCTTTGGGTACCATTACCGCGTGTTTTGGGGGTGTTATTCGCGATATGCTTTGCAATGAAATTCCGGTCATTTTCAGAAGGAAGGAAATATATGCTACCGCCTGTATTTTGGGGGGAATCAGTTATTTTGTTTTGGTACTGTTGCCCTTTGACGGTGCCTATGCCTATGTTGCGGCCATCCTGATTATCATTGTTACCCGATTATTGGCGGTTAAATTCGGTATAGCACTGCCCAATATTTACAGGAAAATCGAAAGTTAA
- a CDS encoding DUF4350 domain-containing protein → MDKKGLKYIIIAVGTLVLLMLFQYNRPKEINWSDSYVAKHKIPYGTYVLNDVMQGLFQDRIQQVNLSPFEFLSTNKEASGTYFFVNNSVNFGDTELFALLDWTTHGNTLFIASENFEQTLLDTLNLNTASLFNEFGNIRSYRHKLVNPNLKPENAYPFKKDDYATYFDAYKNEITTVLGTVSNENNTETPGFGNVIKIAYGKGEIVLSTFPKAFTNYFILKDDNKQYTAGLLSYLDDTRTIYIDNHHKAGKGVYTSPMHVFLSTKEFKWAYYLVLIGVVMYVFFEGKRKQRAIPIVTPLKNQTLAFTRTIADMYFEKGERKQIAQHKIVHFLEYLRSHFYLNTAERTDDFFKNLASRSHHTQDEIASLFSLIDQVEAKANLTDTELQQLNTAIEKFKNKAHGRNARP, encoded by the coding sequence ATGGATAAAAAAGGCCTTAAATACATCATTATTGCCGTTGGCACCTTGGTACTGCTGATGCTTTTCCAATACAACCGGCCTAAAGAGATAAACTGGAGCGACTCCTATGTAGCCAAGCACAAAATACCCTACGGCACCTATGTCTTGAACGATGTGATGCAAGGTCTTTTCCAAGATCGGATACAGCAGGTAAACCTATCGCCCTTTGAGTTTCTATCGACGAACAAAGAAGCTTCGGGCACCTACTTTTTCGTAAACAACTCCGTCAATTTTGGCGATACCGAACTCTTCGCCCTTTTAGATTGGACCACCCATGGGAATACCCTTTTCATTGCTTCGGAAAATTTTGAGCAGACACTTTTAGACACCCTCAACCTTAATACGGCAAGCCTTTTTAATGAGTTTGGGAATATACGTTCATATCGGCACAAACTGGTCAACCCCAATCTAAAACCAGAAAACGCATATCCCTTTAAAAAAGACGATTACGCCACCTATTTCGATGCGTACAAAAACGAAATCACAACCGTCTTAGGTACGGTTTCCAACGAGAACAATACCGAAACCCCGGGCTTCGGCAACGTCATCAAAATAGCTTATGGCAAAGGAGAAATCGTGCTCAGCACATTCCCCAAAGCCTTTACCAATTATTTTATCTTAAAGGACGACAACAAACAGTATACGGCGGGCCTACTCTCTTACCTAGACGACACCCGTACCATTTACATAGACAACCATCATAAAGCCGGAAAAGGGGTCTACACGTCTCCCATGCACGTTTTTTTGAGCACCAAGGAATTTAAATGGGCCTATTATCTCGTATTGATAGGAGTCGTCATGTACGTATTTTTTGAAGGAAAGCGCAAACAAAGGGCCATACCCATCGTCACCCCCCTCAAAAACCAAACCCTGGCCTTTACCCGCACCATCGCCGACATGTATTTTGAAAAAGGGGAACGAAAACAAATTGCACAACATAAGATCGTCCATTTTTTAGAATACCTTCGGTCACATTTTTATCTGAATACTGCGGAAAGGACAGACGATTTCTTTAAAAACTTGGCCTCACGAAGCCACCATACCCAAGATGAGATCGCTTCGCTTTTTTCGCTTATAGATCAGGTGGAAGCCAAAGCGAACCTGACCGACACCGAATTACAACAATTGAATACGGCTATAGAAAAATTCAAAAACAAAGCACATGGAAGAAACGCACGACCCTAA
- a CDS encoding DUF4129 domain-containing protein, protein MPKTFFFFCFALCCSMAFATPQDSLKISYDSEPLKVKKISDADLLPYQNDKAFNYETFEAEATWWDDFKSWLGNLMLRTLELIFGVGKASGILAGLIRLAPYLLLGLLIYILIRFFLNINARALQEAQKNQSLVSISEEEHIIKNENIHDLIQQALSKNDFRLAVRYSYLHLLKLMSEKELIAWEPQKTNDDYLREISKSDLKDPFTHITRLYNFTWYGDFPIDETGYQRARQTFLSIEKSVQKNG, encoded by the coding sequence ATGCCAAAAACGTTTTTCTTTTTTTGTTTTGCCCTGTGTTGTTCCATGGCCTTTGCCACACCGCAGGACTCACTGAAGATTTCGTACGACTCCGAGCCACTGAAGGTCAAAAAAATCAGTGATGCCGATTTGCTTCCTTACCAAAATGACAAGGCGTTCAATTACGAAACCTTTGAAGCCGAAGCCACTTGGTGGGACGATTTTAAAAGTTGGCTCGGTAATCTAATGCTTCGAACACTAGAGCTTATCTTCGGCGTTGGAAAAGCCTCGGGCATTCTGGCGGGACTCATACGGCTTGCTCCCTATTTACTTTTAGGCCTATTGATCTATATTCTGATACGTTTTTTTCTTAACATCAATGCAAGGGCCCTTCAAGAGGCCCAAAAAAACCAATCCCTGGTTTCGATTTCCGAAGAGGAACATATCATTAAAAACGAGAACATCCACGACCTTATACAACAGGCCCTCTCAAAAAATGATTTTCGACTGGCGGTGCGCTATTCCTACCTACACCTGCTCAAATTGATGAGCGAAAAAGAACTGATTGCCTGGGAACCCCAGAAAACCAATGACGACTACCTACGGGAAATATCAAAATCAGACCTCAAAGATCCGTTCACCCATATCACCCGTTTGTACAATTTTACATGGTATGGTGATTTCCCCATAGACGAAACAGGATACCAAAGGGCAAGGCAAACATTTTTATCCATAGAAAAATCGGTACAAAAAAATGGATAA
- a CDS encoding glycoside hydrolase family 13 protein — protein MYENTERKWWKEGIVYQIYPRSFQDTTGNGIGDLQGIIKRLDYIKSLGVDIIWLNPVYTSPNDDNGYDISNYRDIMGEFGTMEDMDELMSEMKKRDLRLVMDLVVNHSSDEHQWFVESRKSRDNPYRDYYHWWPAEKGTPPKRFSYFDIDSNAWKYDAPSDSYYLHYYSAKQPDLKWENPKVREEVYDLMKFWFDKGIDGFRMDVISTISKDTDYPELPEKYKGDFIPYYAEGPHLHEYLQEMNEKVLSKYDVMTVGEAPGVRKEQALDFVDEDRNELNMFFHFDLMGLDREPGETFKMRKEPWKLTEFKRIFTEWDEVFVKKGWGSLYLNNHDFPRSVSRWGSDSKAHWKHSATLLQTFLLSMRGTPYFLYGEEIGMTNIKFDRITDYQDINTLTRYESIKKSGGDLEAFIKNEKDAGRDNARTPMQWNTEPHSGFTVKKPWLKVNENYKEGINVATQESDKDSVLNYFRNMVQVRKDHLGLVYGTYRLLLKDNEKVYAYAREWQGEQFLVLLNFSTEPSSVSINEFSFEKARLIISNNQAENTQIGNNFELAPYQASIYKVF, from the coding sequence ATGTACGAAAACACCGAACGAAAATGGTGGAAAGAAGGTATAGTCTATCAAATCTACCCAAGAAGTTTTCAAGATACCACCGGTAACGGTATTGGCGACCTACAGGGCATCATTAAAAGACTCGATTATATAAAAAGCCTAGGTGTCGATATCATTTGGCTGAATCCCGTTTACACTTCCCCCAACGACGATAACGGCTATGATATTTCAAACTATAGGGATATTATGGGCGAGTTCGGAACCATGGAAGACATGGACGAGCTTATGTCCGAAATGAAAAAAAGGGACCTACGCCTGGTCATGGACCTTGTTGTAAACCACAGTAGCGATGAACATCAATGGTTTGTTGAATCGCGAAAATCAAGAGACAACCCTTACCGCGACTACTATCATTGGTGGCCCGCCGAAAAAGGCACTCCCCCAAAACGTTTTAGTTATTTTGACATAGACAGCAATGCGTGGAAGTATGACGCACCTAGCGATTCATATTACCTACACTACTACTCGGCCAAACAACCCGACCTCAAATGGGAAAACCCCAAAGTAAGGGAAGAAGTCTACGACCTTATGAAATTTTGGTTCGACAAAGGCATAGACGGTTTCCGTATGGATGTGATTTCAACCATTTCAAAAGACACCGATTACCCCGAGCTTCCTGAAAAGTACAAGGGCGATTTTATTCCGTACTACGCCGAAGGCCCCCACTTGCACGAGTACCTGCAGGAAATGAATGAAAAAGTTTTGAGCAAGTATGATGTCATGACGGTTGGCGAGGCTCCCGGTGTTCGAAAAGAACAGGCCTTAGACTTTGTTGATGAAGACCGAAACGAACTCAATATGTTCTTTCATTTTGACCTTATGGGCCTTGACCGTGAACCCGGGGAGACCTTTAAGATGAGAAAAGAACCTTGGAAACTCACCGAATTTAAACGGATATTCACGGAATGGGACGAAGTCTTTGTCAAAAAAGGATGGGGAAGCCTTTACTTAAACAACCACGATTTCCCCCGCAGTGTCAGCCGTTGGGGAAGCGACTCTAAGGCGCATTGGAAACACTCGGCCACCCTATTACAAACCTTTCTGCTCTCAATGCGCGGAACCCCCTATTTTTTGTATGGAGAGGAAATAGGAATGACCAACATAAAATTTGACCGTATAACCGACTATCAAGACATTAACACCCTGACCCGCTACGAAAGCATAAAAAAGTCCGGCGGTGACCTGGAAGCTTTTATCAAAAACGAAAAAGATGCCGGAAGGGACAATGCCCGAACTCCCATGCAATGGAATACCGAGCCCCATTCGGGCTTTACCGTAAAAAAACCTTGGTTAAAGGTGAATGAAAATTACAAGGAAGGTATCAACGTTGCAACACAAGAATCGGATAAAGACTCGGTACTCAATTACTTCAGGAACATGGTTCAAGTGCGAAAAGACCATCTCGGACTAGTCTATGGCACCTACCGCTTATTGCTTAAAGACAACGAAAAGGTATATGCTTATGCCCGGGAATGGCAAGGGGAACAATTTTTAGTCCTCCTCAACTTTTCAACCGAACCCAGTTCGGTAAGCATAAATGAATTTTCATTTGAAAAGGCACGCCTCATCATTTCGAACAATCAGGCCGAAAACACCCAAATCGGAAACAATTTTGAACTAGCCCCTTATCAAGCTTCGATTTATAAGGTCTTTTGA
- a CDS encoding RNA polymerase sigma factor, whose product MNKELEHQFVTELENNQNIVHKVCTLYTHDRDSHKDLFQEITIQLWKAYPKFRGESKFSTWMYRVALNTAITLYRKSKRRVQTQDYESVIFKIKADEYDSTEEEQLKLMYKAVKQLGDIDKALVFLYLEDKDYREISETLGISEVNARVKMNRIKTKLRTILNP is encoded by the coding sequence GTGAACAAAGAACTGGAACATCAATTTGTTACGGAGCTTGAGAACAATCAAAACATTGTTCACAAGGTTTGCACATTGTATACCCATGATAGGGATTCGCATAAAGACCTGTTTCAAGAAATTACGATACAGCTCTGGAAAGCATACCCTAAATTCAGGGGCGAATCGAAATTCAGTACGTGGATGTACCGTGTAGCGTTGAATACGGCAATTACCCTGTACCGAAAGTCGAAAAGACGTGTTCAGACCCAAGATTATGAGTCCGTAATCTTTAAGATAAAAGCCGACGAATACGACAGTACGGAAGAAGAACAGTTAAAGCTCATGTACAAGGCGGTAAAGCAACTAGGCGATATAGACAAGGCCTTGGTCTTTCTATACCTAGAAGACAAAGACTATCGCGAAATAAGTGAAACCCTCGGTATCAGCGAGGTAAATGCACGAGTGAAGATGAATAGGATCAAGACAAAATTAAGAACGATATTGAATCCTTAA
- a CDS encoding stage II sporulation protein M, protein MREAAFVKQNKDKWATFESTLTNKTKLTPDKLSDLYIEITDHLSYAKTFYPGSNTELYLNNLASQAHQKIYKTKREPKNRILEFWKTEFPKMFFYHQRELRISFLVFLFFSMVGAFSAANEGTFVRSILGDAYVNMTLENIEKGDPMAVYKQMGEFNMFLGITINNIRVALMAFAYGIMLGIGTLYIMMHNGIMLGSFQYFFYEKGLLWESVRTIWIHGTIEISVIIIAGCAGLVLANGILFPGTYTRIESFKIGVRNGLKIMVSTIPFFIIAGFLEGFVTRHTEMPDFLAICIILASLALILFYYVIYPIRLHKRPNP, encoded by the coding sequence ATGCGCGAGGCCGCCTTTGTAAAACAAAATAAAGACAAATGGGCTACTTTTGAAAGTACCCTGACCAACAAAACGAAGTTGACGCCCGATAAATTGTCCGATCTTTATATAGAGATCACCGACCACCTCAGCTACGCCAAAACTTTTTATCCGGGAAGCAACACAGAGCTCTATTTAAACAATCTGGCCTCCCAGGCCCATCAAAAGATTTACAAGACCAAACGCGAACCCAAAAATCGAATACTCGAATTCTGGAAAACGGAATTTCCGAAAATGTTCTTCTACCACCAAAGGGAGTTACGCATTTCTTTTTTGGTCTTTCTGTTCTTTAGTATGGTCGGAGCCTTTTCTGCGGCCAACGAAGGTACTTTTGTAAGATCGATATTAGGCGATGCCTATGTAAACATGACGCTCGAAAATATTGAAAAGGGCGACCCTATGGCGGTCTACAAGCAAATGGGCGAATTCAACATGTTCTTGGGCATCACCATCAACAATATACGCGTGGCCCTTATGGCCTTTGCCTACGGTATTATGCTAGGAATAGGCACTTTGTATATTATGATGCATAATGGTATTATGCTAGGCAGCTTTCAGTACTTTTTTTACGAAAAAGGATTGTTATGGGAATCGGTACGTACCATTTGGATACACGGCACCATAGAAATATCGGTCATCATCATTGCCGGTTGCGCCGGACTTGTATTGGCCAATGGCATTCTTTTTCCGGGGACCTACACGCGAATTGAATCGTTTAAAATAGGGGTTCGCAACGGACTGAAAATTATGGTGAGTACAATCCCCTTCTTTATCATAGCGGGCTTTCTCGAAGGTTTTGTCACCCGACATACCGAAATGCCCGACTTTCTTGCCATTTGCATTATTTTGGCCTCTTTGGCACTAATTTTATTTTACTACGTTATATACCCTATACGACTGCATAAAAGACCAAATCCATGA
- a CDS encoding lysophospholipid acyltransferase family protein — MGIFKENPFGHILFLKKWLIRVLGLMTHSRYKRFNSLDVEGSEIIRSLPDKNVLFVSNHQTYFADVVAMFHVFNASLKGRDNNIKNVGYIWQPKLNMYYVAAAETMKKSLLTKIFAYAGSVSVERTWRSEGKDVKRQVKMSDISNIGKALNDGWVITFPQGTTTPWKPLRKGTAHIIKKYRPVVVPVVIDGFRRSFDKKGLRIKKKGILQSMVIKEPLDIDYENESFDSIIEKLEYAIEQHPSFLKVISKEDLMAYEEENELRRFRNRHKV; from the coding sequence ATGGGCATATTCAAAGAAAATCCGTTCGGGCATATTTTATTTCTGAAAAAATGGCTTATTCGTGTTTTGGGACTTATGACCCACTCGCGATACAAGCGCTTTAACAGTCTTGATGTCGAAGGTTCTGAGATCATTCGGTCGTTACCTGACAAGAACGTTCTTTTTGTAAGTAACCACCAGACCTATTTTGCCGATGTAGTGGCTATGTTCCACGTATTCAATGCAAGTCTCAAGGGCCGCGATAATAACATCAAGAACGTGGGCTATATTTGGCAACCCAAGTTGAACATGTACTATGTGGCCGCTGCCGAAACCATGAAGAAAAGTCTTTTGACCAAGATTTTTGCCTATGCAGGGTCTGTAAGTGTAGAGCGGACTTGGCGTTCAGAAGGTAAGGATGTAAAAAGGCAGGTGAAAATGAGCGATATTTCCAATATAGGAAAAGCCTTGAACGATGGTTGGGTTATTACCTTCCCACAAGGTACTACCACGCCTTGGAAACCCCTGAGAAAAGGTACCGCACACATCATCAAAAAATATAGGCCCGTTGTCGTTCCCGTAGTTATTGACGGGTTTAGACGTTCCTTCGATAAAAAGGGACTCCGGATCAAGAAAAAGGGAATTCTACAGTCTATGGTTATCAAGGAACCCTTGGATATCGATTACGAGAACGAATCTTTCGACTCCATCATCGAAAAATTGGAGTATGCCATTGAACAACACCCATCGTTTTTAAAGGTTATTTCCAAGGAAGACCTCATGGCCTACGAAGAAGAGAACGAACTCCGAAGGTTCCGTAATCGGCATAAAGTTTAG
- a CDS encoding peptidylprolyl isomerase, translating to MTIKSSFTVTILLLIFLASCRENPKEKVKTPPTRTASKKDSVTVDTSETKKEEEFVLTEDNAIDFFFNYQKDLKADKVKITTRFGSFTVQLYDNVPYHKANFIYLARKGYFDNTQFHRVVKNFIIQGGNSDDRLTGQKRGKIGRYLLPPDTRKGHRHHRGTISMPSSEIDNPHMLASPYEFFIVVTDPGSYHLDGDFTPFGKVIQGMDVVDAINQVETGDGDWPSQNIYIQKAEVIE from the coding sequence ATGACAATCAAAAGTTCTTTTACAGTAACAATATTACTACTTATTTTTCTGGCCTCATGTAGGGAAAATCCTAAAGAAAAGGTAAAAACGCCCCCGACCCGGACAGCAAGCAAAAAAGATTCGGTAACCGTAGACACTTCCGAAACGAAAAAAGAAGAGGAATTTGTGCTCACCGAAGACAATGCCATCGATTTTTTCTTCAATTACCAAAAAGACCTAAAAGCCGACAAAGTAAAAATAACTACCCGTTTCGGCAGCTTTACGGTGCAGCTTTACGATAATGTTCCCTACCACAAGGCCAATTTTATATACCTCGCACGCAAAGGGTATTTCGACAACACCCAATTTCATCGGGTGGTGAAGAATTTCATTATTCAAGGCGGCAACTCAGACGATAGGTTAACAGGGCAAAAAAGAGGTAAGATCGGACGGTATCTTTTACCTCCAGACACACGAAAAGGCCACCGCCACCACAGGGGAACTATTTCAATGCCGAGTAGTGAAATAGACAACCCACATATGTTGGCATCGCCCTACGAATTCTTTATCGTGGTCACCGACCCGGGCTCATACCATCTAGACGGCGACTTTACACCCTTTGGAAAAGTCATACAGGGCATGGACGTGGTGGATGCCATTAACCAAGTAGAAACCGGTGATGGCGATTGGCCCTCACAGAACATTTACATTCAAAAAGCAGAGGTCATAGAATAG
- a CDS encoding NAD(P)/FAD-dependent oxidoreductase has product MSDIDALNIPKLSLPRIVIVGGGFGGVALAKKLSKKKEVQVVLLDKNNYHTFQPLLYQVSTGGLEPDSIAYPIRKILQDYSNFYFRLAEVQQVRPESKVIVTNIGQLSYDYLVIAAGSTTNFFGNTEIELNGMAMKTIPQSLNLRSLILENFEQALLTDDLHERDALMNFVIVGGGPTGVELAGALAEIKKGILPKDYPDLDTRRAQINLVQSGDRILKGMSDNASKKAEDFLESLGVNIWKNTRVTTYDGKTALTKTELKFEAATLVWAAGVKGVPIAGLDAKEILAGGNRLKVNEFNQVIGHDRIFAIGDIACMQTDATPQGHPMMAQPAIQQGRNLGENLLRLVHDEAMEPFVYKDKGSMATVGRNKAVVDLKHYKFQGVFAWFIWMFIHLFFLIGFRNRVVVFVNWVYNYVRFDREARLIIRPYQRDYSLFKNQKTL; this is encoded by the coding sequence ATGTCAGATATAGATGCACTTAACATCCCTAAATTGAGTCTACCGCGTATCGTAATTGTTGGTGGTGGTTTCGGGGGAGTGGCCTTGGCCAAGAAATTGAGCAAAAAAAAAGAAGTGCAAGTCGTGCTTCTTGACAAAAACAACTATCATACGTTTCAACCCTTGCTGTATCAGGTTTCCACGGGAGGGCTTGAGCCTGACTCCATAGCTTATCCGATCCGGAAGATTTTACAAGACTACAGCAACTTTTACTTTCGCTTGGCCGAAGTACAGCAAGTGAGGCCCGAATCAAAGGTTATCGTTACCAATATCGGTCAGTTGTCCTATGATTATTTGGTCATTGCCGCAGGTTCTACCACTAATTTTTTTGGCAATACCGAAATTGAGCTCAACGGTATGGCCATGAAGACCATTCCGCAATCGTTGAACCTTAGGAGTCTTATACTCGAGAATTTTGAACAAGCACTATTGACCGATGATTTGCATGAGCGCGATGCGTTGATGAACTTCGTAATCGTAGGGGGCGGACCTACGGGAGTGGAGCTGGCCGGTGCCTTGGCCGAAATCAAGAAAGGGATCCTTCCTAAAGATTATCCGGATCTAGATACCCGTAGGGCGCAGATCAACCTCGTGCAATCGGGGGACCGGATATTGAAGGGAATGAGCGATAATGCTTCGAAAAAGGCAGAGGATTTTCTAGAAAGCCTTGGGGTCAATATCTGGAAAAATACACGGGTTACCACTTATGATGGTAAAACGGCTTTGACAAAAACGGAACTGAAGTTTGAAGCGGCCACTTTGGTGTGGGCCGCCGGGGTAAAAGGCGTGCCTATCGCCGGGCTGGATGCCAAGGAAATTCTAGCGGGCGGCAACCGTTTAAAGGTTAATGAGTTTAATCAAGTGATCGGTCATGATCGTATTTTTGCCATTGGCGATATAGCTTGTATGCAGACAGACGCTACCCCTCAAGGGCACCCGATGATGGCGCAGCCTGCCATTCAACAGGGGCGTAACCTGGGTGAAAACCTATTGCGTTTGGTTCATGACGAAGCCATGGAGCCTTTTGTGTATAAAGACAAGGGTAGCATGGCCACGGTAGGTCGAAACAAGGCCGTGGTGGATCTAAAACATTATAAGTTTCAAGGGGTTTTTGCCTGGTTCATATGGATGTTCATACACCTCTTTTTTCTTATCGGGTTTAGAAACAGGGTAGTGGTTTTTGTAAACTGGGTCTACAATTATGTACGCTTTGATAGGGAGGCACGATTGATTATACGTCCCTATCAGCGTGATTATTCTTTGTTCAAAAATCAAAAGACCTTATAA
- a CDS encoding NUDIX hydrolase, translating into MNFDDFSIRIPKIKNLPLPGEASHLKMAPQFRLEDLQAARKKSANTKKAAVMALFYPDEVNLTRFLLILRKSHPKDVHSNQIGFPGGQVEENDRDMRATALRETYEEVGVNPNHIEIVKSLTEIYIPPSNFEVRPYMGLYMRPEPFTKQDTEVEELVEVRLADFMDDANVFTENLTTSYATDVPVPAFKLNGYTVWGATGMMLSEIKTLLQQVL; encoded by the coding sequence ATGAATTTTGATGATTTCTCCATACGAATACCAAAAATAAAGAATCTACCCTTACCCGGTGAAGCTTCGCATTTAAAAATGGCCCCTCAATTTAGGCTGGAAGACTTGCAGGCCGCCCGTAAAAAGTCGGCAAACACCAAAAAAGCTGCCGTTATGGCGCTTTTCTATCCTGATGAGGTCAACTTGACCCGCTTTTTGCTTATTTTGAGAAAGAGCCATCCAAAGGATGTGCACTCCAACCAAATCGGTTTTCCTGGCGGACAGGTAGAGGAAAATGATAGGGATATGAGGGCTACGGCATTGCGGGAAACCTATGAGGAAGTAGGCGTAAACCCGAATCATATTGAAATTGTAAAATCGCTTACCGAAATTTACATTCCGCCCAGTAATTTTGAGGTTCGACCCTATATGGGGCTCTACATGCGTCCCGAGCCTTTTACCAAGCAAGATACCGAGGTAGAGGAATTGGTAGAGGTCCGTTTGGCCGATTTTATGGACGACGCCAATGTTTTTACCGAAAACCTTACTACTTCCTATGCGACCGATGTGCCCGTACCTGCCTTTAAATTAAATGGTTATACAGTTTGGGGAGCTACCGGAATGATGCTAAGTGAAATCAAGACCTTGTTACAACAGGTTTTATAG